A single Halogeometricum sp. S3BR5-2 DNA region contains:
- a CDS encoding UvrD-helicase domain-containing protein, translated as MPNSEREDSPASRRVEDVNDPNPQQQDLIDSTDGLYLVDAGAGTGKTFTITRRYANIVDEDDVAPEDVLLVTFTNNAATEMKDRIVGHCEYGMRDLADAPIQTFHSLCHDLLQEHGYAAPTHLGIDDRITGSTRIVEDDLVEEALFGEFIDRFSDDHPEYDDYFRIVSNPTELLGLVSQLASKGVFPTADGWYRNGERYLDGNFEAFKSLFDEVNEPQNGGSKQSQLRSKLNRYGKNKCYLPNAPEKADIRGQGTKRVPDAVARMVFDADREGLKAFVHDVFYEYLEFALGRNYLNFGFLQLFAFILLCEDHALRESIAFDYAMVDEFQDSSEIQFKLTLLLAGTNNLCVVGDWKQSIYGFQYAEVENITAFEDRLNRFVDELNADHERVTFDTRPIHTIELIENYRSTQEILDFSEHGLLVPAANRDNVDVEAIQDRIVSLSTNTEHENTQIEAIASPEEHESVVAKIQDIVGNDAYQVEADDGSLRTPEYRDVAVLTRTREFGRDLLQTAEEYGLPMAYEGGIELFRTPQAKLLLAWLRILESDTDRGWAVVLEQAGYALDEIKHVLETEAYPENMSSFREKLAELETLGGVAERVFSRYGYDGATADVVLHTIQSVHTATTLTRGDLIRFIQRGIEAGSTHDVHANAGANSVTVQTIHAAKGLEHPIVVLANMNSGRFPPSGGGSGTITFQDPVGLRQRKRYAEADGLPHVYDDWRTDVLRRCLPREYDEERRLLYVAITRAESHVIFSAGEDPNTFLEELPVEIEAWDTEPDADTVDDTEQTELLITVPTPEGPVGHSPHSLMREDVFEDVDDGMGKAFGTDVHDFAEAYARGDDVELNRDDPGWDDKQHVMSFLDGLSGDLLVEEDAYLPLDVDGTRVMISGIIDLVHVRADRIEVVDYKTDRGRHAEAEYRKQLSVYYHVLRELYPEREISASILYTVDGVREEIDPLSRDALTDIVKAVSGLESAPTVQ; from the coding sequence ATGCCAAATTCCGAGCGCGAGGATTCCCCCGCTTCTAGGCGGGTGGAGGATGTCAATGATCCCAACCCTCAACAGCAGGACCTCATCGACAGCACCGACGGCTTATACCTCGTTGACGCCGGCGCAGGCACGGGGAAGACGTTCACCATCACGCGCCGCTATGCGAACATCGTCGACGAGGACGATGTCGCCCCTGAGGACGTGCTGCTGGTGACGTTCACGAACAACGCTGCAACCGAGATGAAGGACCGGATCGTCGGCCACTGCGAGTACGGAATGCGCGATCTCGCGGACGCGCCGATTCAGACGTTCCACTCGCTCTGCCACGATCTCCTCCAGGAGCACGGCTATGCCGCGCCGACGCACCTCGGGATCGACGACCGCATCACGGGCTCGACGCGCATCGTCGAAGACGACCTCGTCGAGGAAGCCCTGTTCGGAGAGTTCATCGACCGGTTCAGCGACGACCACCCCGAGTACGATGACTACTTCCGCATCGTCTCGAACCCGACGGAACTCCTCGGACTCGTCTCACAACTCGCCTCGAAGGGTGTGTTCCCGACAGCCGACGGCTGGTATCGGAACGGCGAACGGTATCTCGACGGCAACTTTGAGGCGTTCAAATCGCTGTTCGATGAGGTAAATGAGCCACAGAATGGCGGGAGCAAGCAGTCACAGCTTCGATCGAAGCTCAATCGCTATGGGAAGAACAAGTGCTACCTGCCAAACGCCCCTGAGAAGGCCGATATTCGCGGGCAGGGCACGAAGCGCGTCCCCGATGCCGTCGCTCGGATGGTATTCGACGCTGACCGCGAGGGACTCAAGGCATTCGTCCACGACGTCTTCTACGAGTACCTCGAATTCGCGCTCGGCCGGAACTACCTCAACTTCGGGTTCCTCCAATTGTTCGCGTTCATCCTGCTCTGTGAGGACCACGCGCTTCGTGAATCCATTGCGTTCGACTACGCGATGGTTGACGAGTTCCAGGACTCCAGCGAGATTCAGTTCAAGCTGACGCTGCTGCTCGCGGGGACAAACAACCTCTGTGTCGTCGGTGACTGGAAGCAGAGCATCTACGGCTTCCAGTACGCCGAAGTCGAGAACATCACTGCCTTCGAGGACCGACTCAATCGGTTCGTCGACGAACTGAACGCCGACCACGAACGGGTCACCTTCGACACCCGTCCCATTCACACCATCGAGCTTATCGAGAACTACCGCTCCACCCAGGAGATCCTCGACTTCTCGGAGCACGGGCTACTCGTTCCGGCGGCGAACCGGGACAACGTCGATGTCGAGGCCATCCAGGATCGAATCGTCTCACTCTCGACCAACACCGAACACGAGAACACCCAGATCGAAGCGATCGCGAGCCCAGAGGAACACGAGTCGGTGGTCGCGAAGATTCAGGATATCGTCGGCAACGATGCCTACCAGGTTGAGGCCGATGACGGGTCGCTTCGGACGCCCGAGTATCGAGACGTCGCAGTTCTCACGCGAACACGAGAGTTCGGCCGCGACCTGCTGCAGACCGCCGAGGAGTACGGACTGCCGATGGCGTACGAGGGCGGGATCGAGCTGTTCCGCACGCCTCAGGCGAAGTTACTGCTAGCGTGGCTCCGCATCCTCGAATCCGACACCGACCGCGGCTGGGCGGTCGTCCTCGAGCAAGCAGGCTACGCACTCGATGAGATCAAGCACGTCCTGGAGACTGAGGCGTATCCCGAGAACATGAGCTCGTTCCGCGAGAAGCTGGCAGAACTGGAGACGCTCGGCGGGGTGGCCGAACGCGTCTTCTCGCGTTACGGGTACGACGGTGCTACGGCCGACGTCGTTCTCCACACGATTCAGTCAGTGCACACCGCGACGACACTGACTCGGGGAGACCTTATCCGGTTCATCCAGCGCGGCATCGAAGCGGGCAGTACCCACGATGTTCATGCGAACGCCGGTGCAAACTCAGTGACGGTCCAGACGATTCACGCAGCGAAGGGGCTCGAACATCCTATCGTCGTGCTCGCCAACATGAACAGTGGGCGATTCCCGCCGTCGGGCGGCGGGAGTGGAACGATTACGTTTCAGGATCCGGTCGGACTCCGACAGCGGAAACGCTACGCCGAGGCTGACGGCCTTCCTCACGTATACGATGACTGGCGGACTGACGTCCTCCGCCGGTGTTTACCCAGGGAGTACGACGAGGAGCGCCGACTGCTCTACGTGGCAATTACGCGCGCCGAGAGCCACGTGATCTTCTCGGCCGGGGAGGACCCAAACACGTTCCTCGAAGAACTCCCGGTTGAAATCGAAGCGTGGGACACTGAACCCGATGCAGACACCGTCGACGACACCGAGCAGACAGAGTTGCTGATTACGGTACCGACACCGGAGGGACCGGTCGGACACTCACCGCATTCACTGATGCGTGAGGACGTTTTCGAGGACGTCGACGATGGTATGGGGAAGGCGTTCGGCACCGACGTCCACGATTTTGCGGAAGCGTACGCGCGCGGCGATGATGTAGAACTGAATCGGGATGACCCCGGATGGGACGACAAACAGCACGTGATGTCGTTTCTCGATGGCCTGTCGGGCGACCTGCTCGTCGAGGAGGACGCCTACCTTCCGCTGGACGTCGACGGGACTCGCGTGATGATCTCCGGGATTATCGATCTCGTTCACGTTCGAGCCGACCGCATCGAAGTGGTCGACTACAAGACCGACCGTGGTCGGCACGCGGAAGCCGAGTACCGAAAACAACTCAGTGTCTACTATCACGTACTTCGGGAGCTGTATCCTGAGCGTGAGATTTCGGCATCGATTCTCTATACAGTCGACGGCGTTCGCGAAGAGATCGACCCCCTCTCACGGGACGCCCTGACTGATATCGTGAAGGCTGTTTCTGGCTTGGAATCCGCTCCGACCGTTCAGTAG
- a CDS encoding RNA-guided endonuclease InsQ/TnpB family protein, with the protein MRRTNTFVVRPRSEQDAELLHDLLDASASLWNELTYERRQNYFEGKSVWDTDDYRKQYVGVLGSATAQQLIRKSKSAWKSFFSLKEKGKQCSPPGYWGNEDDGRTLQTCIRNDQYTLETGDRSRLEIPVGEELKEEYGLGYTERLRLEVAGDPKWDGEQGRLELFYDETSDQFRAFQPVTAEDSRLDSPLASEEAALDIGANNLVACTTTTGQQYLYEGRDLFERFRDTTREIARLQSKLRDGRYSSNRIRQLFRQRTRRRDHAQNALVRDLVERLYNDGVSTVFVGDLTDVLETHWSVRTNAKTHNFWAFRAFIDRLACTAEEYGISVKVRSEAWTTQTCPNCGSITDTIRHQDTLTCSCGFEGHADLVASESFLRRQTNVTRPMARPVRFEWDDHEWSGKSYPHESPKEVRTDQSIHG; encoded by the coding sequence ATGAGGCGGACCAATACGTTCGTCGTCCGACCCCGCTCCGAACAGGATGCGGAGTTGCTACACGATCTGTTGGACGCCTCTGCCAGTCTCTGGAACGAACTCACATACGAACGCCGCCAGAACTACTTCGAGGGCAAAAGCGTCTGGGACACCGACGACTATCGCAAACAGTACGTCGGCGTACTCGGGTCTGCCACCGCCCAACAGCTTATCCGCAAGAGCAAGAGCGCGTGGAAATCGTTCTTCTCGCTCAAAGAGAAGGGCAAGCAGTGTTCCCCACCCGGCTACTGGGGCAACGAAGACGACGGTCGCACCTTGCAAACATGCATCCGAAACGACCAGTACACGCTGGAAACCGGCGACCGCTCGCGCCTCGAAATCCCGGTCGGGGAGGAACTCAAGGAGGAGTACGGCCTCGGGTACACCGAGCGCCTTCGACTCGAGGTGGCGGGCGATCCGAAGTGGGATGGCGAACAAGGTCGGTTGGAACTGTTCTACGACGAGACTTCGGACCAATTCAGGGCCTTTCAACCAGTCACCGCGGAAGATTCTCGACTGGATTCACCACTGGCTTCAGAAGAAGCCGCCCTGGATATTGGTGCGAACAACCTCGTCGCCTGCACGACCACAACTGGCCAGCAGTATCTGTACGAAGGGCGCGACCTGTTCGAGCGATTTCGCGACACCACTCGGGAAATCGCTCGCTTGCAATCGAAGCTGCGCGACGGTCGATACTCTTCGAATCGAATTCGGCAGCTGTTCCGGCAACGGACGAGACGTCGCGACCATGCACAGAACGCACTAGTGCGCGACTTGGTAGAACGTCTGTACAACGACGGTGTATCGACGGTGTTCGTCGGCGATCTCACGGACGTGCTGGAAACGCACTGGTCGGTACGGACGAACGCAAAGACGCACAACTTCTGGGCGTTCCGCGCGTTCATCGATCGACTGGCCTGTACCGCCGAGGAGTACGGTATCTCAGTCAAAGTTCGGTCGGAAGCGTGGACAACTCAGACGTGCCCGAATTGTGGTTCGATTACGGATACGATTCGGCATCAGGACACACTCACGTGTTCATGTGGGTTCGAAGGCCACGCCGATCTCGTAGCCTCAGAATCGTTCCTGAGACGGCAAACAAACGTAACGAGGCCGATGGCACGGCCCGTGCGATTCGAGTGGGACGACCACGAATGGTCGGGGAAATCATACCCTCACGAAAGTCCCAAAGAAGTGCGCACAGACCAGAGTATCCACGGATAG
- a CDS encoding PD-(D/E)XK nuclease family protein has protein sequence MPVTRAKPLDSLYDEVRDYDLVIVPDAPLASGLNRRLDRAHLGIFAITPRRLAAGRRERAEDRSAFLELVTTTDLEWKQAAYAIGNTLQCWEHQGRVDAVLDYDAYADTATETTVEQLSTLDTTSRRLGEYQIDDSKDVAVVGHDQLTTLERSILPTQYDTFDPFTDAAFDRPPFHIFDSSTAIVDAVLGIVSADNAEDVAVVADRGSEYATLVPSALEAADIPFIGGPGFADEQHHRGFVQFLRAATRGTETRVKTIRSILSSLEIAVDVKHDDKRLQDVDADSLTWFQEFSSQIGETTFAGALTAYERQAGISLDAFRDELEALGIATDYVIRQGIDRLEYYLQSYEVPVDREHEGVLLADAKSAAYVDRPVVFYLGLDEAWTHSPPRRPWVDRDAEFTRNLTQFQLLLQNGVEQYYLVQDTIGGSPATPCLYFEDLLDDDFERFSDLDTVTHGRTFSATQDGFEKESLDVSPKQIDTVSQSSLSTYVNSPRDYLFSRLVDGPDKDYFKEGNLFHDFAEFYVNHPDLIDEKTIEDLVDVMLEEAESFVRRVDRPTRRTKYRIGLETIVELLDERTPEGDDLLTPNSGWGQNFFAAHFDRDVDSPFTERWFENEDLGLKGKIDLVHGPTHLLDYKSGSRKRASRVVKNSALDPPSDTPNFQALLYLAHRRSERPGERLQFTFFHFLETLDDVVAGEADLDETLTTVEYNPTQFEEHARSRATFEKLRDDGAKNCQKTLSKIAYADYQAAFETAPLPATRDSDELIDSEFGQAMQTRLEECVGEYKYVSSGCKQLLRQLARVRSQNYFEEDLDAFETFVTERMTELNHRRAGEERFPVNGLAGEPNYRRVDNRDLLLDHDT, from the coding sequence GTGCCAGTTACGCGGGCGAAACCACTTGACTCTCTCTACGACGAAGTCCGTGACTATGACCTCGTCATCGTTCCTGATGCGCCGCTTGCCAGTGGGCTGAACCGACGTCTTGATCGCGCTCATCTCGGTATATTTGCCATCACGCCGCGCCGACTCGCAGCAGGTCGTCGCGAACGCGCCGAGGACCGGAGCGCCTTTCTCGAACTCGTTACGACCACCGACCTCGAGTGGAAGCAGGCTGCATACGCGATCGGCAACACGCTCCAATGCTGGGAGCACCAGGGACGCGTCGATGCCGTTCTCGACTACGACGCATACGCCGACACCGCGACGGAGACCACCGTCGAACAGCTCTCAACGCTCGATACGACTTCCCGGCGACTCGGCGAGTACCAAATCGACGACAGCAAAGACGTCGCCGTCGTCGGCCACGACCAACTCACGACCCTCGAACGATCGATTCTCCCCACGCAGTACGATACGTTCGATCCATTCACCGATGCCGCATTCGACCGACCGCCGTTCCACATCTTCGACTCAAGTACAGCAATCGTCGACGCTGTGCTCGGCATCGTCTCCGCCGACAATGCGGAGGACGTCGCGGTCGTCGCGGATCGTGGTAGTGAGTATGCGACGCTGGTCCCGAGCGCGCTCGAGGCCGCCGATATTCCGTTTATCGGTGGCCCCGGGTTCGCTGATGAACAGCACCATCGTGGATTCGTCCAGTTCCTTCGCGCCGCTACTCGCGGGACAGAGACGCGTGTGAAGACAATTCGTTCAATCCTCTCCAGCCTCGAGATCGCCGTCGACGTTAAGCACGACGACAAGCGGCTACAGGATGTCGACGCCGACAGTCTCACCTGGTTCCAGGAGTTCAGTTCGCAAATCGGCGAGACAACGTTCGCTGGAGCGCTTACTGCATACGAACGACAGGCCGGGATCAGCCTCGATGCGTTCCGAGATGAACTCGAGGCGCTCGGTATCGCTACCGACTACGTCATCAGACAGGGAATTGATCGGCTCGAATACTATCTCCAGAGCTACGAAGTCCCCGTCGACCGCGAACACGAAGGGGTTCTCCTGGCCGACGCGAAGTCAGCAGCCTACGTGGACCGCCCCGTCGTATTCTACCTCGGCCTCGACGAAGCGTGGACTCACTCCCCACCACGTCGTCCGTGGGTTGACCGTGACGCCGAATTCACTCGGAACCTGACGCAGTTTCAGCTCCTCCTCCAGAACGGCGTCGAACAGTACTACCTCGTTCAGGACACGATCGGCGGCTCACCCGCAACGCCGTGTCTCTACTTCGAGGACCTCCTTGATGATGACTTCGAACGGTTCAGCGATCTCGACACGGTGACTCACGGACGGACCTTCAGTGCGACCCAGGATGGGTTCGAGAAGGAATCGCTCGACGTCTCACCGAAGCAAATCGACACCGTCAGCCAGTCCAGTCTGAGTACGTACGTCAACAGCCCCCGTGACTACCTCTTCAGTCGGCTCGTCGACGGCCCCGATAAGGACTACTTCAAGGAGGGGAATCTCTTCCATGACTTCGCCGAGTTCTACGTCAACCATCCCGACCTGATCGACGAGAAGACCATCGAAGACCTCGTCGACGTAATGCTTGAGGAGGCGGAATCGTTCGTTCGCCGCGTCGACCGTCCAACGCGCCGTACCAAGTACCGGATCGGGCTCGAAACCATCGTCGAGCTGCTCGACGAACGCACCCCGGAAGGCGACGACTTGCTCACTCCGAACAGCGGGTGGGGGCAGAATTTCTTCGCGGCCCATTTTGACAGAGACGTCGACTCGCCGTTCACGGAGCGCTGGTTCGAGAACGAGGATCTCGGACTGAAGGGTAAGATCGACCTCGTTCATGGTCCGACTCACCTCCTCGACTACAAGAGTGGGAGTCGGAAACGAGCGTCTCGCGTCGTCAAGAACTCCGCGCTCGATCCACCAAGCGATACGCCGAACTTCCAGGCACTTCTCTATCTCGCCCACCGCCGAAGTGAGCGCCCGGGCGAGCGCCTACAGTTCACGTTCTTCCACTTTCTCGAGACGCTCGACGACGTCGTCGCCGGCGAGGCGGACTTAGATGAGACGCTGACGACCGTTGAGTATAATCCGACCCAGTTCGAGGAGCACGCCCGATCGCGAGCGACGTTCGAGAAGCTCCGCGATGACGGGGCGAAGAACTGCCAGAAGACGCTCTCGAAGATTGCGTACGCTGATTACCAAGCCGCGTTCGAGACGGCCCCGCTACCGGCGACGCGTGACAGTGATGAGCTCATTGACTCCGAGTTCGGGCAGGCGATGCAAACCCGATTGGAGGAGTGCGTCGGTGAGTACAAATACGTCTCGTCGGGCTGTAAACAGCTGCTTCGCCAGCTGGCACGAGTTCGGAGTCAGAACTACTTCGAAGAGGATCTCGACGCCTTCGAGACGTTCGTCACCGAGCGTATGACGGAACTGAACCACCGACGTGCTGGCGAAGAACGCTTCCCTGTGAACGGGCTCGCTGGTGAACCGAACTACCGTCGCGTGGACAACCGCGACCTCCTTCTTGACCATGACACATAA
- a CDS encoding RNA-guided endonuclease InsQ/TnpB family protein, which translates to MLETTRTYRAKVVNHKQVSDDLNQCGFSASKLWNVARYHTQQEWDETGEIPSEADLKRELKDHERYSDLHSQSSQRVLEELAEAFNGWFKKRKNGDTNANPPGYRKRGDNHPRSTVTWKQNGIKHDSKHNQLRLSKGFNLKNHRSDFILCEYETRPDVAVENIQQVRAVWNGDRWELHLVCKVEIPVEDSPGDRTAGIDLGISNYLVIAYDDGDAELYPGNVLKQDKHYFTRNEYDTEGKNGSSRRALRARQKLSRRKDHFLHALAKQIVEQCIDRGIGRIAIGDLSEIREDKNGDSRNWGRSGNKKLHGWEFERFTRLLEYKAEEHGILVDRVSERDTSKTCSCCGQKRDANRVERGLYACESCGATMNADVNGAVNIRRKITQNPPTGDMSNGRLARPAVHLFNQTSGRFAPSEQVSCEP; encoded by the coding sequence ATGCTGGAAACAACCCGCACCTATCGAGCGAAGGTTGTCAACCACAAACAGGTGAGTGACGACCTCAACCAGTGCGGGTTCTCGGCATCGAAACTGTGGAACGTCGCTCGCTATCATACTCAACAAGAATGGGATGAGACCGGGGAAATTCCGTCTGAAGCCGACCTCAAGCGCGAACTAAAAGACCACGAACGCTACAGTGATCTGCATTCTCAATCAAGTCAGCGCGTTCTCGAAGAACTCGCTGAGGCGTTCAACGGTTGGTTCAAAAAGCGCAAGAACGGCGATACTAACGCAAATCCACCCGGTTACAGAAAGCGAGGCGACAACCATCCACGTTCCACCGTGACATGGAAGCAGAACGGCATCAAGCACGATTCCAAGCACAATCAACTCCGTTTGAGCAAAGGCTTCAACCTCAAGAACCATCGTTCGGACTTCATCCTCTGTGAGTACGAGACGCGACCGGACGTAGCTGTGGAAAACATCCAACAGGTTCGAGCCGTGTGGAACGGCGACCGCTGGGAACTCCATCTCGTCTGCAAGGTCGAAATACCCGTAGAGGATTCTCCCGGTGACAGGACGGCGGGTATTGACCTCGGTATCAGTAACTACCTCGTCATTGCATACGACGATGGTGATGCTGAGTTGTATCCGGGAAACGTTCTCAAGCAAGACAAACACTACTTTACGCGAAACGAGTACGATACCGAGGGCAAAAACGGGTCGTCACGACGGGCACTCCGCGCTCGGCAAAAACTGTCTCGGCGGAAAGACCACTTTCTACATGCCCTCGCCAAGCAGATCGTTGAGCAGTGTATAGACCGCGGGATTGGTCGAATCGCTATTGGCGACCTGAGCGAGATTCGAGAGGACAAAAACGGCGATTCCCGAAACTGGGGTCGAAGTGGAAACAAGAAACTCCACGGGTGGGAGTTCGAACGCTTCACTCGTCTCCTCGAATACAAGGCTGAAGAACACGGTATCCTCGTTGATCGTGTTTCAGAGCGAGATACGTCGAAGACTTGTTCGTGCTGTGGTCAAAAGCGTGACGCGAATCGTGTGGAGCGTGGCTTGTACGCCTGTGAGTCGTGCGGAGCGACGATGAATGCGGACGTGAACGGTGCGGTTAACATCCGGAGAAAGATAACTCAGAATCCTCCAACTGGGGATATGAGTAACGGTCGTTTGGCACGGCCAGCAGTTCACTTGTTCAATCAGACCTCGGGGCGTTTCGCACCGAGCGAACAGGTGAGTTGCGAACCATAA
- a CDS encoding Cdc6/Cdc18 family protein, which translates to MDDVDSIFADDVELIRNADVLEEDYTPDEILCRDDVLKQYTSVFKPIYKGRPPQNAFLYGDTGVGKTAATKYLRENLERDIERKNEQLPEDEQITLNVVWINCENFTTGDHKTSSYQVAVGIVNRLRDKGNRITGTGYAPQDVYDIMYEELDSLEGTVLVILDEVDKIGNDDTLLYELPRSRDIGYVENVRVGVIGISNDYTFRKNLSPKVKDSLCETEIKFPAYNATELSDILSARAKLALYDDAYTEETISLCSALAYQEASGSARRAIRLLRRSAEIAEENGSDLIEESHIRQADKDLEYGNIVESIVDQDDEKLYILKALAHLDKAGLTPARTRTIHAAYSRVVRSYNTTTGKDPLTQRGMFNHLSKLVMFGFVNTIDHNKGVGGGQWNEHEFSDDVDPQKVRDAFEDRNLEWLNIDVRGIEK; encoded by the coding sequence ATGGACGACGTCGATTCAATCTTCGCCGACGATGTCGAGCTGATCAGGAACGCCGACGTACTCGAAGAAGATTACACTCCCGATGAAATCCTCTGTCGGGACGACGTCCTCAAGCAGTATACGAGTGTTTTCAAGCCAATATACAAGGGTCGACCACCGCAGAACGCGTTTCTCTACGGCGATACTGGCGTCGGGAAGACCGCGGCGACGAAGTACCTTCGAGAAAACCTCGAACGCGATATTGAGCGGAAGAATGAGCAGCTTCCCGAGGACGAGCAGATCACTCTCAACGTCGTGTGGATTAACTGCGAGAATTTCACCACGGGAGACCACAAGACTTCGTCGTACCAAGTTGCCGTAGGAATCGTGAATCGACTTCGCGATAAAGGGAACCGAATTACTGGGACCGGTTACGCCCCACAGGACGTCTATGACATCATGTACGAGGAACTCGACAGCCTCGAGGGAACTGTCCTGGTGATATTAGACGAGGTCGACAAAATCGGGAACGACGATACACTCCTCTACGAACTCCCACGCTCTCGCGATATCGGCTATGTCGAAAACGTCCGCGTTGGCGTCATCGGCATCAGTAACGACTACACTTTTCGAAAGAACCTCTCTCCGAAGGTGAAAGACAGCCTGTGTGAGACCGAGATCAAATTCCCCGCATACAACGCGACGGAGCTCTCAGACATCCTCAGCGCACGTGCAAAACTCGCTCTCTACGATGATGCCTATACGGAGGAAACGATTTCTCTCTGTTCAGCGCTCGCCTATCAAGAGGCGTCAGGAAGTGCTCGTCGGGCGATCCGACTCCTTCGCCGATCGGCAGAGATCGCTGAAGAAAACGGCTCAGACCTGATTGAAGAGAGCCATATTCGACAAGCCGACAAGGACTTGGAGTATGGCAACATCGTCGAATCAATCGTCGACCAGGACGACGAGAAGCTCTACATTCTAAAAGCACTCGCTCATCTCGATAAGGCAGGCCTCACGCCAGCTCGGACACGTACGATTCACGCTGCCTACTCCCGTGTGGTTCGTTCCTATAATACGACGACCGGGAAAGATCCGCTTACTCAACGCGGGATGTTCAATCATCTCTCGAAACTGGTGATGTTCGGGTTTGTGAACACCATCGATCACAACAAAGGCGTGGGCGGTGGACAGTGGAATGAACACGAGTTCAGCGATGATGTTGACCCACAGAAGGTGAGGGATGCGTTTGAGGATCGCAACCTCGAATGGCTGAATATCGATGTCCGCGGAATCGAAAAGTAA
- a CDS encoding IS630 family transposase (programmed frameshift) — protein sequence MNHLDEISVEELQDALDNVDGKKPTQRLLAAIAYKNGVTQTELAEWYDVQRRTIYSWLKRLDTDESLEQAVSDDKRTGRKRKLSETQLNKFQETVHEPPEEVGIDAPAWTPALAQDFLEETYGVEYSIPSCRRLLKEAGLSYQKPRRKAAEADETEQEEFYDELKKKRREMDATVVCIDQTKKSVQVEPRAAWFPRGTRPSVELSGQRDWTCLLGAITENGDRFFSRFTEYVTADHAKHFILALCEEFEDDLLVVLDGAPYFQASAVTDLAARDDLAFVTLPAYSPELNPVEECWRQLQSALSNRFFDSLDDLTTAIDTALDQLSIPEVSNYF from the exons ATGAACCATCTCGACGAGATTTCCGTCGAGGAATTGCAAGACGCTCTCGACAACGTTGACGGAAAGAAGCCGACACAACGGCTCTTAGCGGCTATCGCATACAAGAACGGTGTCACGCAGACCGAACTAGCCGAGTGGTACGATGTTCAGCGGCGGACGATCTACAGCTGGCTCAAGCGACTCGACACCGACGAGTCGCTTGAGCAAGCCGTTTCTGATGATAAACGAACTGGGAGGAAGCGAAAACTCTCAGAAACACAGCTAAACAAATTTCAAGAAACCGTCCACGAACCTCCTGAAGAAGTCGGGATCGACGCGCCGGCGTGGACGCCGGCGCTTGCCCAAGATTTTCTCGAAGAAACCTACGGCGTCGAGTATTCAATCCCGAGCTGTCGGCGGTTGCTGAAAGAAGCGGGATTGAGCTATCAGAAACCACGCCGGAAAGCCGCCGAAGCTGACGAAACCGAGCAAGAGGAGTTCTACGATGAGCTCA AAAAAAAGCGGCGGGAGATGGACGCCACCGTAGTCTGTATCGATCAAACCAAGAAATCCGTGCAAGTTGAGCCGCGTGCCGCGTGGTTTCCGCGTGGCACGCGGCCCTCTGTCGAACTCTCTGGGCAACGCGACTGGACGTGTTTGCTGGGCGCGATCACCGAGAACGGTGATCGCTTTTTCTCCCGGTTCACCGAGTACGTAACCGCCGACCACGCGAAGCATTTCATTCTCGCGTTATGTGAAGAATTCGAGGATGATTTGCTCGTCGTGTTGGATGGAGCGCCGTATTTTCAGGCGTCAGCCGTCACGGACCTGGCGGCCCGTGACGACCTCGCCTTCGTGACGCTGCCGGCGTATTCACCGGAGCTCAATCCAGTCGAGGAGTGCTGGAGACAGTTACAATCGGCTCTCAGCAACCGGTTCTTTGACTCGCTCGACGATCTTACAACAGCAATCGACACCGCTCTCGACCAACTTTCCATTCCAGAAGTGAGCAACTATTTCTAA